The sequence gctgctgggctgctgggggctgagcaCGGGCGACAGGGGtggcagggcggccccccggctGTGCCGCGCAGCCCCCCGGCTGTGCCGCGGGGCCCCGGCTCCCTGGATGCCGTAGGCGAGGGTGACGGCGATGGGGCGCAGCTTGTCACGGATGCTGTCCTGCGGGCGAGGGGGAGGGCGGACACGGGGGGGGACggggatgaggatgaggatgggatgaggatgggatgaggatgaggatggggacCCACCTGGAGCTGGAAGGTGGCTTTGACACAGGCACGGGCGTGCTGCCGGGGCAGCTCCACCGTGTTGGAGAACTGGTGCTCGGGGTCCGATGGACGGCGGCCGAGGAAGGCGACGCGGGGGGCCTGGCCCAGCCGCCGGCGGTCCGTGTCGGCATCGAACACATACTCCAGCACTGGGGGGAGAGGGATGGGTGCGATGCCGGGGTCCCTCCCCAGTCCCACTCGCCCCGAGGTCCCCCACCCCGCTGCCCGTCCCCACCACGCTCACCGAGGCGGGGGCTGTAGCTGGCGGGACTGGCCGTGTAGCTGAAGCAGGCTCGGACATCCACGCTGCGGGGACATGGGGTGAGATGGGGTGCACCCACCCCCCGCTGAGCCCCAGCTTTGTGCCCGGGGAggggagatggggagggggaggcaggtgGCACCCACCAGACACCCTCCTGGTGCTGGCAGTTGCTCTGCTCCACGTCAATGttgggggggagcagggagacGTTCCTGGAGACGTGGACGACCGGCCGGGCCCTGATGGGGGAGAAACAGGGGGCACCAGGCTGGGGACCCCCCCGAGGGCACACCGAGCCTTGTGCAGACCTGGCATGGGACCCCCCCACTATGCCCACGGACACCCTGGTTCAGGGGATGCCCTGGGAGGGTTTGAGGGGAGCCCTGCGAtggggatgcccagggatggGGGGTGCCCAGGGATGGGGGCAGCCCAGGTGTGGGGGGTGCCCAGGGGCGGGGGGTGCCCAGGGGCGGGGGGTGCCTGGGGACGTGGGGGTGCTCGGGGACGGGGCAGCCCAGGTGTGGGGGGTGCCCAGGGGCGGGGGGTGCccaggggcagggggtgcccggggaggggggggtgcTCGGGGACGGGGCAGCCCAGGTGTGGGGGGTGCCCAGGGGTGggggctgccccagctgggGCCACGGCACTCACCTGTACAGCACGACGGTGTCGGAGAGGGAGCCGACGAGCAGGTCGGGGTAGAGGTTCCCATCCACATCCAGCCCCCCCGAGAGGGAGTAGCCGAAGGCCGTCACCCCCACGCCCTCCCCATCCAGGACCTGGGGACAAGACGCCCGTGACACCCGGAACCGGCAGGGTGGGGGGGCCGATGGGCAatgcacccccccagccccgcaccccCTCACCTGTGCCGGCTTTGCCACGATGCCCAGGTTGCTGCCGTGGTAGATGTAGACTTTGCCAGCGCCGTCGAAGGGGGCTCCCACAGCAAGGTCTGGCGAGAGGGAGCAAGGGCAGGTAGTGGGGGGGGCCCAAGACCCCTCCCAGGACCCTCTGTGGGAGCCACCATCCCGCCCCCGCAGCAGGATGCAGGCTGGGACACGTCCCAGCCCATGAGGACCCCAGAGCCCCTCTCCCCAAGCCCTCCCAAAGCCCCTCACCCTCAAAGCCGTCCTGGTTGAGGTCCCCGGCGGTGCTGAGGGCGATGCCGAACATGGAGCCGCGGGTGCCGTTGAGGCGGAGGGGGGTGGCGGAGTCCCAGCGCCCCGCCGGGTTGATGTAGACATAGGCGGCCCCCCCAATCTCCTCCTTGCGCTCAAAAAAGTGGGGGGCCCCCACCACCAGGTCCATCCAGCTGCAGGGATGACGGCTCCATCATCCCCCCGGCCGCGGGTGCCGAACCCAGGCGATGCCCCGGCACTAGGACTGGGGGTGCCAATCCGCCACGGCCGGGGGGGTCCCCCCAAACTCACCCATCGCTGTTGAGGTCGAGCACGGCGACAGCGTAGCCGAAGGCGGAGGTGAGCTGCTGGCCCGGCAGCACGGCCTCGGGCACCAGGCGGTTGGCGCTGTCGCGGCGCAGGATGACCACGGCCCCGGTGTGGTTGGCGCGGGGGGCTCCGGTGACAAAGCTCAGCTCCCGCCTCCGCGTCAGCCCCGCGCCAGAGTCCACCGAGAAGCCTGTGGAGGcgccggggggggggagggaaggtaTCGGTGTCTGcccggcccccagccccccccccagccccccccccccgccatctGCCCATCCGTCTGTCCAtccgtctctctctctctgctcagccctgcGTGGCCAGGTCTCCCCTCGGGGAGCCTCGTGCTTTGGTGCGGGAATGGCGGGGCTCTGCTCGTGCCTCGGTTTCCCTGCTCTGCGCTCCCCGGGCGCAGCggccgcaggcggggggcaGGACTGCGGGGACCCCTCGCCAGCTCTGGGCCAGGGGAAGCCAAGGGGGAGCAGAGGCTGCCGGGGTGAGCAAGGACCAGCCCCTCCCCGCGTCGCCAGAAGGGAAGACTTTGGGGAGAGAAGGCAAGATTTTGGGGCACGAGCAGCAAGACCCGGAGCAGAGCCGGACGGGGACCGGAACCCCCCCACACCtggagagagcagcagggcaCCCCTCCACGACAGGGGGCTGGGAGCCCCTTCCCCACATGCAGCGGTTGCAGTGCTTggcccctccccagcccccccagcagcCACGCAGCCCCCTGAgccccccccagcagcccccagccaggCCCCAGCAGGCTGCAGCCGCTGCCTCCCCCCCCGCGGGAACCGTGCACCCCCCATGCACCCCCACCTCCAGAGGGAAGAGCACGGGGacagtggggtgctgggggggccaCACCAGGCTCTGTGTGCCCCCTGCCCGGGCTCTGCACACCCCCCCCAGCCTAGCGGTGCCCCCGCCACAGCGACAGGACACAGGACacagacagggatggggacaaggGAGCGCTGCCCGTGGGGAGCCCTGGCTGGGGGGGTtgggacccccaccccagggtgggGAGCGACGGCCACAGGCACGTGCCTGCACGGGATGGACCCAAGACGGGTGGGAGCGGGCGGAGGTGTGCAGCCACACGCGTGCACGGCTGGGTGTGCAAGGGGGTGTGCACGAGGAGGGGGGCCACGCATGCAGAGGGGGTGCAGAGGGGGGGGGTGCTCTCGGTGCGTgcacggcgggggggggggcgacgcTGTGCGTACAGGGAGGTGCAGAGGGCGGCATGCTCAGCGCGTGCGTGCGTGCATGGGGACACGTGTGCGCACGCGTGTGGACGCGTGCTCGCTGGGCCCGGCCGAGGCCGCGGGagctctcctttcctctcccctccacaGACACGGGTgcggggggggacacacacaccaCAGGACACGGCTCCGGGGAGGGTGGCACACGGGGACGCCGGCACACGGGGACGCCGGCACCACCGGCGCTTACGAACCCAAGTAGCTATTCTGGGCCACGTCGCCGGCCGCGCCGGGCACCTTCTCGCTGGGCTCGGGGGTTTTGTAGACCAGCTGGTCGGGGTCTGAGCTATCAATGTTTGTCACAAAGAGCAGCCCTGCGCCGCGGCCGGGcgggagagaaagagagaggggcGTCAGGGTGGGCACCGTGGCCAGGGCAGGCTGgagccgggcggcggggccggtgggggggGTCCCctgtgccgtgccgtgccgtgccgccGCGCCCGGGCTCCGCCGTGCCCGTACCGAAGTAGCTGTTGGCGGGCACGGGGATGAGCGAGGGGTCCTGGTCCTTCTCGCCCCCGGCTTCGTAGGGCCCGTCGTCGTAGcgcagcaggtcgagggagcTCTGGTTAAGCAGCTCCACGCGCAGGTTCCCTGCCGAACCGAGGAGGGGTGAGGGGCGTGGGGACCCCCCGGGAACCCCACTGGGGaccctcctgctgcctggggacaAGGGGCGCCGGAGCTGCCGTAGGGCACCGTGCTGGCCAGGCGGACCCGCCCTGGGCCTGGGCATCCCGACACACGGTCACACCAGtgcacacacgtgtgcacaGACACAAGCACCCGCCACGCATGTACACGCTCACAGCGCACATACCCCCATGTgttcacacacacacgtatGTGAACACGCCTGCATACACACACGCTTACGTGTATGTACACACccatatgcatgcacacatgcacacgcatACAGCACGCACACACCTGTGTGCTCACACCCACGGCATGAACACACCCCTGTGCTCACACCCACGTGCACCCACATGTACGcacgcgtgcacacacacactcatgcCACATGGAGGAACCCGTGTGCTCGCACACAACATGCTCACACACGTGTGATGAGACCCACAGCGTGCTCATACACGTGCCCACACCCACAGCGTGCTCACACACATGTGATCAGACCCACAGCACGCTCACACATGTGCTCACACCCACAGCACGCTCACACACGTGTGATCAGACCCACAGCATGCTCACACATGTGCTCACACCCACAGCACGCTCACACACGTGTGATCAGACCCACAGCACGCTCACACAGGTGCTCACACCCACAGCCTGCTCACACACGTGTGCTCACACCCACAGCACGCTCACACATGTGATCAGACCCACAGCCTGCTCACACACATGTGATCAGACCCACAGCACGCTCACACAGGTGCTCACACACGTGTGATCAGACCCACAGCACGCTCACACATGTGCTCACACCCACAGCACGCTCACACACGTGTGATCAGACCCACAGCACGCTCACACACGTGTGATCAGACCCACAGCACGCTCACACATGTGCTCACACCCACAGCACGCTCACACACATGTGATCAGACCCACAGCATGCTCACACACGTGTGATCAGACCCACAACACGCTCACACATGTGCTCACACCCACAGCACGCTCACACACATGTGATCAGACCCACAGCATGCTCACACATGTGCTCACACCCCACAGCACGCTCACACACGTGTGATCAGACCCACAGCACGCTCACACACGTGCTCACACCCACAGCCTGCTCACACACGTGTGATGAGACCCACAGCGTGCTCATACACGTGCCCCACACCCACAGCGTGCTCACACACATGTGATCAGACCCACAGCGTGCTCACACTCACAAGCACACTCACGCACGTGTGATCAGACCCACAGCACGCTCACACATGTGCTCACACCCACAGCACGCTCACACACGTGTGATCAGACCCACAGCACGCTCACACATGTGCTCACACCCACAGCACGCTCACACACGTGTGATCAGACCCACAGCACGCTCACACACGTGTGATCAGACCCACCAGCACGCTCACACATGTGCTCACACCCACAGCACGCTCACACACATGTGATCAGACCCACAGCATGCTCACACATGTGCTCACACCCACAGCACGCTCACACACGTGTGATCAGACCCACAGCATGCTCACACATGTGCTCACACCCACAGCCTGCTCACACACATGTGATGAGACCCACAGCACGCTCACACACATGTGCTCACACCCACAGCACGCTCACACATGTGCTCACACCCACAGCACGCTCACACACGTGTGATCAGACCCACAGCCTGCTCACACACATGTGCTCACACCCACAGCACGCTCACACACGTGTGATCAGACCCACAGCACGCTCACACACGTGCTCACACGCCTGTGCTCACACCCACAGCTTGCACACCCATCGTGCAGGCCATGTGCACGCCCGCCCAGGCAGGAACACGCACCCACACGCGTGCACACGCAAACCCGCGCACAGGCACGCGCGCAGCCCCCGCTCCCGCACCCTCGCtcggccccggggcggggggaagccGGCCGCCCCCACCCTCACCTTTCCAGTTGTAGGTGCCGGGGGCCCCGAAGAGGATGTAATGGTGGTCGGGGCTGAAGGCGGCGGCCAGGCCCTGCTGGCAGGAGCCGAAGCGGTCGTGGCCCTGCGGCCGCCCCTCGCAGAACTTCCACTCGCCGCCGTCCAGCTCGTCCCGCACCCGCAGGTCCTGGCTCAGCACGAAGCAGCGCCCGATCACGTCCCGCGTCTCCAGGGGCTGCCGCACCCGGTGTCGCGCCTCGTACAAGTGGGCGCAggtctgggggtggggggtggggggggggtcagGCGGTGCCGGGGGACCCCCTCGCAGCCCTCGCCGCCctaaccccccccccccccttcccggGTGCTCACCACAATCTTGCCGCCGGCACCTTGGCTCTTCACGCTCACCCCCCAGCCACTGGTTCTCCTTGCTCTCCCGCTGCAGGTCCGCTggtggggatgggcagcgtcagCCCCGCCAGGACCCCCagggtggggagctgggggggggggggggggggggggggggtccgcAGACCGAGCACCCCCAGGAGCGCACCTCACCTCCCTCGTCGATGGGCACCCGCCAGCAGTCGGAGAGCTCGGGGGTCAGCGGGCAGGCGAAGAGCCCCCCGGTCCGGTTGGCGCCTTGGCTGGGCAGCGCCGGCGCCTGGGGAGCCCCCACCAGCAGCctgcggcggcggggagccccCCGTCAGGGCGCGGGGGGGCAGCCCCCCGCGACCCCCCGCCGTGCACGTGCAACGCTGGGTTTGCACACATGTGCCGCTGCATTTGCGCACCCGGTCCCgccatcccccaccccccccccccgcaccccccgcacccccccgcaccaccccccccccccgccacccccgcgCAGCTGTCCCGCGCCCCCGCACCGATTTCGCGCCGGGGCCGTGCCGGCACGGTGCCCGGCCAGCGCGGTGCCAGCCCGCCCGGCCGAGCAGCTGCGCCCCCGGCGCCGCCGTTCCCAGGCCTCAGCCGCAGCTCGGTGCACgtgtgggcaggggagggggcgcAGGAGGTGACACACACCCGGACCccccgctccctgcctgctccctgccccctcccccttGGTGCAGCAGGGTTGGGGCACCCTGACCCCCATCCAGACCCCCACCCCTGCGCCGCCCTCAGTGGCAGTGGGGCGTCTGTGGCCACCCCTAGCCNNNNNNNNNNNNNNNNNNNNNNNNNNNNNNNNNNNNNNNNNNNNNNNNNNNNNNNNNNNNNNNNNNNNNNNNNNNNNNNNNNNNNNNNNNNNNNNNNNNNNNNNNNNNNNNNNNNNNNNNNNNNNNNNNNNNNNNNNNNNNNNNNNNNNNNNNNNNNNNNNNNNNNNNNNNNNNNNNNNNNNNNNNNNNNNNNNNNNNNNCGGGGGCTGCGGCTGCAGCCGGTGGCTGCCCTGGCATGCGGCGGGTGGGCGTTTGCCAGCTCAGCGGCGAGCGGGcgcgggggaggcggcgggcacggcccggggggggggggccggggggggtcCATCCACTCGAGCACCCCAAGATTGCTCTCGGGGCACCGATcgtccccccaaaccccccgACACTCCCCCCCCCGGCTCCTACTGAGTAATTCAGAAGGGCAGCGCAGGCGGCGGGTCCCGGCGCCCATCCCCGTCCCCTCGGGTCTCCAGCCCGGTTGGACTCTCGGCACCCCGAAGCCGTGGGGGGCAGGGCCCGCCCCCGCCAGCATCCCCGGGGGacgggcggcggggggagccccgCGCGGCGGGGGGACCCCCAGGAGGCGGGGGGACCCCCGGGCTGCCGATCCCCGACCGAGCGGAGGGACGAGATGGGGGTCGGGGTGGGGGACACAGACCCGAGGAGGGGGCACGGAGCGAGGGACACCCCACCGGGGCAGCATCCGCGGGACCGACGCGGCCGTCCGGCGGGGCCCCGCGGCTCCCGcacccccccgcagccccgcacTCACCAGCCGGCGGGCtcggggctgagctgccggtgCAGAGCCACGGCGAAGCCGAAGAGGCTGCCCTTGTCGCCGTCCTTCAGCAGGGTGCTGGTGGCGTCCAGGTTGAAGGCTGCGCCCGGCAGCAGCCgcaggcagagccagggcagccAGAGGCAGCGAGCCCCCGCCatgccgccgctccccgccgcccccccggctCCGGCCGAGCACGCGTGGCCGCGGCGGCACGGCCCACGCCCCGCCTGCCGCGGGTGGGTCACCCCGGCTGGCACAGCCCGGGTCGCTCAGCCGGGGGCTGGGCATCGCGGCCCGGCCCGGTGCACCTCGCTGCGCGGGGCATCGCGCCCCACACCTCGCTGCGTGGGGCATCGTGCCCTGAATCGCGGGGCATCGCGCCCCACACCTCGCTGCGCGGGGCATCGTGCCCCGAATCGTGGGGCATCGCGCCCCACACCTCGCTGCGCGGGGCATCGCACCCCGAATCGCGGGGCATCGCGCCCCACACCTCGCTGCACGGGACATCGCGCCCCACACCTCGCTGCGCGGGGCATCGCACCCCGAATGGCGGGGCATCGCGCCCCACACCTCGCTGCGCGGGGCATCGTGCCCCGAATAGTGGGGCATCGCGCCCCACACCTCGCTGCGCGGGGCATCGCACCCCGAATCGCGGGGCATCGCGCCCCACACCTCGCTGCGCGGGACATCGCGCCCCACACCTC comes from Phalacrocorax aristotelis chromosome 26, bGulAri2.1, whole genome shotgun sequence and encodes:
- the ITGA7 gene encoding LOW QUALITY PROTEIN: integrin alpha-7 (The sequence of the model RefSeq protein was modified relative to this genomic sequence to represent the inferred CDS: inserted 1 base in 1 codon; deleted 1 base in 1 codon), producing MAGARCLWLPWLCLRLLPGAAFNLDATSTLLKDGDKGSLFGFAVALHRQLSPEPAGWLLVGAPQAPALPSQGANRTGGLFACPLTPELSDCWRVPIDEGADLQRESKENQWLGVSVKSQGAGGKIVTCAHLYEARHRVRQPLETRDVIGRCFVLSQDLRVRDELDGGEWKFCEGRPQGHDRFGSCQQGLAAAFSPDHHYILFGAPGTYNWKGNLRVELLNQSSLDLLRYDDGPYEAGGEKDQDPSLIPVPANSYFGLLFVTNIDSSDPDQLVYKTPEPSEKVPGAAGDVAQNSYLGFSVDSGAGLTRRRELSFVTGAPRANHTGAVVILRRDSANRLVPEAVLPGQQLTSAFGYAVAVLDLNSDGWMDLVVGAPHFFERKEEIGGAAYVYINPAGRWDSATPLRLNGTRGSMFGIALSTAGDLNQDGFEDLAVGAPFDGAGKVYIYHGSNLGIVAKPAQVLDGEGVGVTAFGYSLSGGLDVDGNLYPDLLVGSLSDTVVLYRARPVVHVSRNVSLLPPNIDVEQSNCQHQEGVCVDVRACFSYTASPASYSPRLVLEYVFDADTDRRRLGQAPRVAFLGRRPSDPEHQFSNTVELPRQHARACVKATFQLQDSIRDKLRPIAVTLAYGIQGAGAPRHSRGAARHSRGAALPPLSPVLSPQQPSSHRTEVHFLKQGCGDDKICQSNLQLRFQFCARLGDADFLPLPRGADGTAIFAMSDQKDVALEIHVTNLPSDPAEPQRDGDDAHEAMLTATFPPELPYAALRPYDSRVPSDKPVVCLANQNGSQVECELGNPMKRGAQVRFFLILSTLGITIQTTDLAVELALSTISEQPGLEPVVARARVVIELPLSVTGVAVPPRLFFGGVVRGESAMRRESQVGSAVRFEVTVSNRGQSLKTLGSAFLTLLWPHEISNGKWLLYPLHLELAAAPGQRAACSPSANPLRLALVPPREGVRRCPGGSVPPPSMPXPSPLQEPPGEADPTEPPTSGSWWVPAPAERRRNVTLDCAQGTARCLAFHCPLHSFERAAVLTARGRLWNSTFLEEYLAVTSVELIVRASVSVTSSIKNLVLKDASTQIPISIYLDPGAAVAGGVPWWVILLAVLAGILVLALLVFILWKLGFFRRARYAPPAVPQYHAVKIPREERQQFREEKTGTIQRKEWAANLSEASNSHVAPSSA